AGCAGCTGGCCTCGGTGATAGGGGGCATCATTGGGGGATTGCTGCTGCTGATCATCGGAGTGAGCTGTTGTCTGTGGAGGAGGCTTTGCGCCACCTTTACCTATGAGGAGCTGCCAGAGACACCAGACCCGGCCACCACCTCTTCCACCAGCAGACGAGAAGACAGGCCCTGCCCATATGCTGGGCCCCCACCTGGCAGGTGAGGTTCCGGGCCTTATTTCTCCAAGGCTTTGCTTGAGCACTTGCCCTCAGGGAGGCAAGTTGGGAAAGAAATGTTCTGTTGTGGGGTGTCTGTCTCAGGCTGTCAGCATGCTGGAAACTATGCCAAGAAACCCCAGAAACCTCACAATGAGCTGGAGGCAGGCATTGTGAACCCCATTTCCCAGCTGGGaaaactggctcagagaatatatatataacaaagcaGGTCCAGATACCACAATTAGGATTTAGAACCCAGACAGGCTGTGGTCAGAGGCTCTGCCTGACTCCCATATCACACTTGTGGGATGGACAGATAGGCACTGTGTAAGTGTGTGGTGTCTCTGTACTTGTTTatctatgtgtatttgtatgtgtgtgtgtgatatctctgtgtgtgtgtatctgtatgtgtgtgtgtgtgtgtgtgtgtgtgtgtgtgtggtatctgtgtgtgtggcatctgtgtgtgtgtgtgtgtgtgtgtgtgtggtgtctgtgtgtgtggcatctgtgtgtgtgtgtgtgtgtgtgtgtgtgtgtgtgtgtgtgtgtatacccataAGTGATGCTCTTGGCTCTTGCTGGCTCCCTCCCTTCCGCCTCTGGCACTCAGCCTCTTGGCTGAGCGTTGAGGTCGCCTAACTCACTTGCCATCTACATGTTGCTTCCCTCCCTCTGACAGGCTACCAAGTGTACCATTTGTTGTACCCCCTTCTCACCAAGGCCGAGACTGGGTGCCCCTACACGCTGGAGATGGGGCTCCGGCCTCACAGGACCCCTGTCCTATCCCAGAGCACATGCCCTACACCTCCAGCGCCAGCCCTGGTAagtactcccagcactcaggggctgATCTGGCTCGGTATACCCACCTGCTTCCACTGCTCGGGCCAGCCTGCGGGTGCCAGAGCTACCCAACGACCGCTGTTTCTGGTGCTTTGTTCCCCAAGTCTGCTGCTCTCTACACTCATCTGCTGTGTTGGAGTTGGACCTCTCTGTGTTCCTCCCTCTGAAGGGGGAAGAACCATGACCTCAGTCTTCACTGAAGCTGGGGAAAGTCATCAGTGCTTTGCCCAAGGACACGGAGGCAGCAAGACTTTGACACAGGGGCCCATGAGGAGGCTTTGCGGGTACAAAGCACTCACCACACAAACGTGACTGCTTatgtttgatccccagatcccatGTAAAAGTGAAAGGGGAGACTGGGCTGCACgggcttgtcctctgacctccacacgtacaCCATGTCATGTGCATGcccatacacacatcatacatacgtacatacatacatacatacatacatacatacatacacacacaaaaaaaagatagtcaccataataaataaaacaaaaaatttaaagggtTCAATATAGAATTGGAACCCAGGCATGCCTTGGTGCAGAACTGGGCTGGTTCTGCCCCAGGATCATGGGTTGACTGACCAAGAGGGCAGAAGGGTAGGGGATTGTAGCAGAGCCTACAGCCACCTCTTTCCTCTGAAAATCTCCCAAGGTGCATGCTAGTAAGCAGCTATCCATTCTAatttgaagaggaagaagaaaggcaacaTTTTGTCACTGTTTATCATTCCCTAGACACTGCAGAAAGGAGTCAGGCCAGGTGCTGGGGATGGTGTGCCAGGAACCCAGCCCTGACCTCCAGGGACGAGGTCAATCACAGGGACAGATGCAAGGGGATCTGGCGTAGAACGAGTGGCCTGACCACGATGTGGGTGCACCAAGAGCTGGCTGCTGCACCCACGGCCCTGTCTTTCTCTAGCTGGCCAGACATCCCTGCCCTTCTGTTGCAGGAGATGCATGTGTAATAGGGAACATCAACCCAGAACTGTACAAGTCCCCAGAGGACACGAGTGAGACAGACTTCCCTGATGGCTGCCTGGGCCGGCTCTGGTTCTCCGTGGAGTACCAACAGGAGTCTGAGCGGTTGCTGGTGGGCCTGATCAAGGCTCGGCAACTGCAAGTCCCCTCAGAGACCTGCAGCCCCCTGGTGAAGCTCCACCTGCTGCCTGATGAACGGCGCTTCCTCCAGTCCAAGACAAAACGAAAAACCTGCAACCCACAGTTTGATGAGAACTTCGTCTTCCAGGTACCACCTCTGCAGCAGtggtatccaatgccctctggcTCCCTAGGAGGGAGCATTGTGCAGGATAACCTGGCTTCCTCCTGCCCTCCGGGACCCAGTGACTCTAGCCCTCAGCAGGAGGTAGCCCCTGGTGAAGAGGGATTTTAAGATGAGGCTTACTTAGAAAGAGATGGTCAGGGACTGGGTTCCTCCTGCCCTGGGTGcctgaggaaaagaagaaagagaaagtacaTTTTGAAGTGTCTACTCAATGCTAGGCTCTGGCCTATGGGGCTGTTGGAAGTGGCCCAATACCCTGAGCATCGTGGGCAAAGTCACCCAATAGAGACTCACCAAGCCTATTGGAGTTGGGGCAGAAACTGGTGGTGGCAGGCCCTGGAGCCAAGCTGCATCCCATTGGTGCCTTTACCACACCCTGGCGCTAAGGTTGGGAAGGAT
The nucleotide sequence above comes from Peromyscus maniculatus bairdii isolate BWxNUB_F1_BW_parent chromosome 9, HU_Pman_BW_mat_3.1, whole genome shotgun sequence. Encoded proteins:
- the LOC102905245 gene encoding synaptotagmin-15, translated to MAEQLASVIGGIIGGLLLLIIGVSCCLWRRLCATFTYEELPETPDPATTSSTSRREDRPCPYAGPPPGRLPSVPFVVPPSHQGRDWVPLHAGDGAPASQDPCPIPEHMPYTSSASPGDACVIGNINPELYKSPEDTSETDFPDGCLGRLWFSVEYQQESERLLVGLIKARQLQVPSETCSPLVKLHLLPDERRFLQSKTKRKTCNPQFDENFVFQVSSRSVSQRVLKFSVYHVNRQRKHQLLGQVLFPLKNETLAGDRHHIIWRDLEAENLEPPSEFGDLQFCLGYNDYLNRLTVVVLRAKGLQLQEDRGVVSVFVKVSLMNHNKFVKCKRTSAILGSVSPVYNETFSFKADPSELDTASLSLTVLQITEGDKSYPLGRVVVGPYMYTRGRELEHWDEMLRRPKELVKRWHALCRSTEP